In Haemorhous mexicanus isolate bHaeMex1 chromosome 6, bHaeMex1.pri, whole genome shotgun sequence, a single window of DNA contains:
- the PITPNM1 gene encoding membrane-associated phosphatidylinositol transfer protein 1 isoform X2, with protein MLIKEYHILLPMSLEEYQVAQLYMIQKKSREESSGEGSGVEILANRPYSDGPGGSGQYTHKIYHVGSHIPSWFRALLPKAALQVEEESWNAYPYTRTRYTCPFVEKFSIEIETYYRPDAGQQTNIFNLSVAEKRQRILDTIDIVRDPISPGEYKPEEDPKLYHSSKTGRGPLGDDWLEAAAASGPLMCAYKLCKVEFRYWGMQSKIEQFIHDVGLRKVMLRAHRQAWCWQDEWTDLTMEDIRQLEEETARMLAQKMAKCGEGEEPPAAGVSPEGQQEPDGPGSQEEAELQAGTDTPSDDTFAKQWSTSSRSSYSSQHGGGVSPQSLSEWRMQNIARDSENSSEEEFFDAHEDLSDSDEVFAKEMTKWSSNDFLDTLERPVELDEALGDGASVTKGDGEGLGTSSFPEGGTAESTEQMCRIHALFLILHSGNILDQGAGEPGSKQADVQTLAATFDAVTRVHFPEALGHVALRLVPCPPICAAAYALVSKLSPYSHDRDSLSSSQDHIPLAALPLLATSSGIYQQAVGTVITRANQAYAAFLHSGEGTGFCGQVVLLGDCVGGILGFDALCQSRAGSGGSRSSSRRGSLSTEPISPEQCGGPDPLADGTEGAPVLGQASPEAPGAQGDSQQHSSMSSLQASEAPLEAEASRGSAMALDGAEGASTHLEFKVSGFFLFGSPLGLVLALRKTVMPALDAEALQTHSALFLPKMDVAAPPTPTGSFGGFWKGSELAEPPTPASTSEVVKILERWWGPKRIDYSLYCPDALTAFPTITLPHLFHASYWESSDVVAFILRQVMEKEGPQPAESEESSIYSPAIPREKWQRKRTQVKIRNVTANHRACDVIVCEGKAQVLSGRFMYGPLDVVTLTGEKVDIYIMTQPLSGKWLYYGTEVTSGSGRVTFTIPPDKALAIGIYPVRMVVRGDHSYAEAYLTVVARGTESVVFSIDGSFTASVSIMGSDPKVRAGAVDVVRHWQDSGYMIIYVTGRPDMQKHRVVAWLSQHNFPHGAVSFCDGLTHDPLRQKAAFLQSLRTEAEISIVAGYGSTKDVSVYSSLGLAPAHIYIVGRAVKKFNNQCQFLSEGYVAHLAQLEAAALAHSPKGPPRPVLGKGTYGCPAPVDFLRKQSQLLRSRGSSQAERDGGPPSAPPGFSRTKPRSISLKLEGEE; from the exons atgcTGATCAAGGAGTACCACATCCTGCTGCCCATGAGCCTGGAGGAGTACCAGGTGGCCCAGCTGTACATGATCCAG AAGAAGAGCCGGGAGGAGTCGAGTGGCGAGGGCAGCGGTGTGGAGATCCTGGCCAACCGACCCTACAGCGATGGCCCTGGGGGCAGCGGCCAGTACACCCACAAGATCTACCACGTTGGCTCCCACATCCCCAGCTGGTTCCGGGCGCTGCTTCCCAAAGCCGCGCTCCAGGTGGAGGAGGAGTCCTGGAATGCTTATCCCTATACACGTaccag GTACACGTGTCCCTTCGTGGAGAAGTTTTCCATTGAGATTGAGACATACTACCGCCCGGATGCGGGGCAGCAGACCAACATCTTCAACCTGAGCGTGGCGGAGAAGAGGCAGAGGATTTTGG ACACCATTGACATTGTGCGTGATCCCATCTCCCCTGGGGAATACAAACCTGAGGAGGATCCCAAACTCTACCACTCATCCAAGACGGGCCGGGGGCCGCTGGGGGATGActggctggaggcagcagcagccagcggGCCCCTCATGTGCGCTTACAAGCTCTGCAAGGTGGAGTTCCGATACTGGGGGATGCAGTCCAAGATCGAGCAGTTCATCCATGACGTGG GCTTGAGGAAGGTGATGCTGCGTGCCCACCGCCAAGCCTGGTGCTGGCAGGATGAGTGGACGGACCTGACGATGGAGGATATCcggcagctggaggaggagacagCGCGAATGCTGGCACAGAAAATGGCCAAGTGTGGCGAGGGCGAGGAGCCACCCGCGGCTGGGGTCAGCccggaggggcagcaggagccagatGGTCCTGGCAGTcaggaggaggctgagctgcaggcGGGGACTGATACCCCCTCGGATGATACCTTTGCCAAGCAGTGGTCCACCTCTTCCCGGTCTTCCTACTCTTCCCAGCATGGAG GGGGTGTGTCTCCTCAGAGCCTGTCAGAGTGGCGGATGCAGAACATTGCCCGGGACTCAGAGAACAGCTCCGAAGAGGAATTTTTCGATGCCCACG aggATCTGTCTGACAGCGATGAGGTCTTCGCCAAGGAGATGACCAAGTGGAGCTCCAACGACTTCTTGGACACCCTTGAGCGGCCAGTGGAGCTGGATGAGGCACTGG GGGATGGAGCCAGCGTCACCAAGGGGGATGGTGAAGGATTGGGAACATCCAGCTTCCCTGAG GGAGGCACGGCAGAGAGCACGGAGCAGATGTGCCGGATCCACGcgctcttcctcatcctccacAGTGGGAACATCCTGGATCAGGGAGCGGGCGAGCCGGGCTCCAAGCAGGCGGATGTGCAGACACTGGCAGCCACCTTTGATGCTGTCACCCGTGTCCACTTTCCCGAGGCACTGGGACACGTGGCCCTGCGCCTGGTGCCCTGCCCGCCCATCTGTGCTGCAGCCTACGCCCTTGTCTCCAA GCTCAGCCCTTACAGTCATGACAGGGACAGCCTGTCCAGCAGCCAGGACCACATCCCGCTGGCAGCGCTCCCACTGCTGGCCACCTCCTCAGGCATCTACCAGCAGGCCGTGGGCACCGTCATCACCCGCGCCAACCAGGCCTACGCGGCCTTCCTGCACTCTGGAGAGGGCACTGGCTTCTGCGGCCAG gtggtgctgctgggggactGCGTGGGCGGTATCCTGGGATTTGATGCCCTGTGCCAGAGCCGGGCAGGTTCAGGGGGCAGCCGGAGCAGCAGCCGCCGTGGCAGTCTG agcacagagcccatcTCCCCAGAGCAGTGCGGTGGCCCAGACCCGCTGGCTGATGGGACAGAGGGAGCGCCAGTGTTGGGCCAGGCCAGCCCTgaagccccaggggcacagggggacagccagcagcacagctccatgagCAG cctgcaggCCAGCGAGGCCCCGCTGGAGGCAGAGGCATCCCGGGGCAGTGCCATGGCACTGGATGGGGCAGAGGGTGCCAGCACCCACCTCGAATTTAAGGTATCTGGCTTCTTCCTCTTCGGTTCCCCACTGGGACTGGTGCTCGCGCTGCGCAAGACCGTCATGCCTGCTCTGGATG CGGAGGCCCTGCAGACACACTCTGCCCTGTTCCTGCCCAAAATGGATGTGGCTGCTCCCCCTACCCCTACTGGCAGCTTTGGGGGCTTCTGGAAGGGCagtgagctggcagagccccctACTCCTGCCAGCACCAGTGAGGTTGTCAAGA TCCTGGAGCGCTGGTGGGGCCCGAAGCGCATTGACTACTCTCTGTACTGCCCTGATGCCCTGACTGCCTTCCCCACCATCACCCTGCCCCACCTCTTCCACGCTAGCTACTGGGAATCCTCCGACGTGGTGGCCTTCATCCTGCGCCAG GTGATGGAGAAAGAGGGgccacagcctgcagagagTGAGGAGAGCTCCATCTACAGCCCTGCCATCCCGCGGGAGAAGTGGCAGCGCAAGCGCACCCAAGTGAAGATCCGG AACGTGACGGCCAACCACCGTGCCTGTGATGTCATTGTGTGTGAGGGCAAAGCACAGGTCCTCAGCGGGCGCTTCATGTACGGACCCCTGGATGTGGTGACACTGACTGGGGAGAAG GTGGACATCTACATCATGACGCAGCCTCTGTCAGGGAAGTGGCTGTACTATGGCACCGAGGTGACGAGTGGCAGCGGGCGCGTGACCTTCACCATCCCTCCAGACAAGGCTCTGGCCATTGGGATCTACCCTGTGCGCATGGTGGTCAG AGGGGACCACAGCTACGCTGAGGCGTACCTGACCGTGGTGGCCCGTGGCACCGAGTCTGTTGTGTTCAGCATCGATGGCTCCTTCACTGCCAGTGTCTCCATCATGGGCAGTGACCCCAAAGTGCGAGCGGGGGCTGTGGACGTTGTAAG GCACTGGCAAGACTCAGGGTACATGATCATCTACGTGACGGGGCGCCCCGACATGCAGAAGCACCGTGTGGTGGCCTGGCTCTCCCAGCACAATTTCCCCCACGGCGCTGTCTCCTTCTGCGACGGGCTCACCCACGACCCGCTGCGCCAGAAAGCCgccttcctgcagagcctgcGCACCGAG gcagagatcTCCATAGTCGCTGGCTACGGCTCCACCAAGGACGTCTCCGTCTACAGCTCACTGGGACTCGCGCCAGCACACATCTACATTGTGGGACGGGCTGTCAAGAAGTTCAACAACCAGTGCCAG TTCCTCTCTGAGGGTTATGTTGCCCACCTGGCCCAGCTGGAAGCCGCAGCCCTGGCTCACTCCCCCAAGGGCCCCCCACGACCTGTGCTGGGCAAAGGCACCTATGGCTGCCCGGCGCCTGTCGACTTCCTGCGGAAGCAGAGCCAGCTCCTGCGCTCCCGGGGCTCCAGCCAGGCAGAGCGGGATGGGGGCCCCCCCTCAGCACCCCCTGGCTTTTCCCGGACCAAGCCCCGCAGCATCAGCCTCAAGCTGGAGGGTGAGGAGTGA
- the AIP gene encoding AH receptor-interacting protein: MAQQVEQLRADGVDKEVLREGTGPLPDFRDGTKATFHYRTLRCGDEETPVDDSRARGKPMELIAGKKFKLPVWEAALRTMRPGERARFRCDAKHVVLYPLVSKSLRNIAAGKDPLEGQRHCCSIAQMHEHYSLGYPDLDELQKNPQPLIFDIEVLKVEPPGSYQQDPWAMTDEEKLQAVPQIHKEGNELYRQGKVSEAASKYYDAIACLKNLQMKEQPGSPDWIELDQKITPLLLNYCQCKLQCEEYYEVLDHCSSILNKYEDNVKAYFKRGKAHAAVWNVAEAQADFAKVLALDPSLRPVVSKELRSLEARLREKDAEDKIRFKGIFSQ, from the exons ATGGCGCAGCAAGTCGAGCAGCTGCGGGCGGACGGCGTGGACAAGGAGGTGCTGCGAGAGGGGACCGGGCCGCTGCCAGACTTCCGCGACGGCACCAAG gccaCTTTCCACTACCGGACGCTGCGGTGCGGCGATGAAGAGACGCCGGTGGACGACAGCAGGGCGCGGGGGAAGCCCATGGAGCTCATCGCCGGGAAAAAGTTCAAGCTGCCGGTGTGGGAAGCGGCGCTGCGAACCATGCGGCCCGGCGAACGCGCACGCTTCCGCTGTGACGCCAAG CACGTGGTGCTTTACCCACTAGTATCCAAGAGCCTGCGGAACATTGCAGCAGGGAAGGACCCGCTGGAGGGGCAGCGGCACTGCTGCAGCATCGCCCAGATGCACGAGCACTACTCCCTGGGCTACCCCGACCTCGACGAGCTCCAGAAgaacccccagcccctcatcTTTGACATCGAGGTGCTGAAG GTGGAGCCACCCGGCTCCTACCAGCAGGACCCATGGGCCATGACAGATGAGGAGaagctccaggctgtgccccagaTCCACAAGGAAGGCAATGAGCTGTACCGGCAGGGCAAGGTGTCTGAGGCAGCTTCCAAATACTACGATGCCATTGCCTGTCTCAAGAACCTGCAGATGAAG gagcagccaggctctcCAGATTGGATCGAGCTCGACCAGAAGATCACACCCCTGCTCTTAAACTACTGCCAGTGCAAGCTGCAGTGTGAGGAGTACTACGAGGTGCTGGACCACTGCTCCTCCATCCTCAACAAGTACGAGG ACAATGTCAAGGCCTACTTCAAGCGGGGCAAGGCCCATGCAGCTGTGTGGAACGTGGCCGAGGCGCAGGCTGACTTCGCCAAAGTCCTGGCGCTCGACCCCTCGCTGCGCCCTGTGGTCTCCAAGGAGCTGCGGAGCCTGGAAGCACGGCTGCGGGAGAAGGACGCCGAAGACAAGATCCGCTTCAAGGGCATCTTCTCGCAGTAG
- the PITPNM1 gene encoding membrane-associated phosphatidylinositol transfer protein 1 isoform X1 produces the protein MLIKEYHILLPMSLEEYQVAQLYMIQKKSREESSGEGSGVEILANRPYSDGPGGSGQYTHKIYHVGSHIPSWFRALLPKAALQVEEESWNAYPYTRTRYTCPFVEKFSIEIETYYRPDAGQQTNIFNLSVAEKRQRILDTIDIVRDPISPGEYKPEEDPKLYHSSKTGRGPLGDDWLEAAAASGPLMCAYKLCKVEFRYWGMQSKIEQFIHDVGLRKVMLRAHRQAWCWQDEWTDLTMEDIRQLEEETARMLAQKMAKCGEGEEPPAAGVSPEGQQEPDGPGSQEEAELQAGTDTPSDDTFAKQWSTSSRSSYSSQHGGGVSPQSLSEWRMQNIARDSENSSEEEFFDAHEDLSDSDEVFAKEMTKWSSNDFLDTLERPVELDEALGDGASVTKGDGEGLGTSSFPEGGTAESTEQMCRIHALFLILHSGNILDQGAGEPGSKQADVQTLAATFDAVTRVHFPEALGHVALRLVPCPPICAAAYALVSKLSPYSHDRDSLSSSQDHIPLAALPLLATSSGIYQQAVGTVITRANQAYAAFLHSGEGTGFCGQVVLLGDCVGGILGFDALCQSRAGSGGSRSSSRRGSLSTEPISPEQCGGPDPLADGTEGAPVLGQASPEAPGAQGDSQQHSSMSSLQASEAPLEAEASRGSAMALDGAEGASTHLEFKVSGFFLFGSPLGLVLALRKTVMPALDVAQLRPACEQIYNLFHAADPCASRLEPLLAKAFHAVPPLSVPRYQKYPLGDGTSSLLAEALQTHSALFLPKMDVAAPPTPTGSFGGFWKGSELAEPPTPASTSEVVKILERWWGPKRIDYSLYCPDALTAFPTITLPHLFHASYWESSDVVAFILRQVMEKEGPQPAESEESSIYSPAIPREKWQRKRTQVKIRNVTANHRACDVIVCEGKAQVLSGRFMYGPLDVVTLTGEKVDIYIMTQPLSGKWLYYGTEVTSGSGRVTFTIPPDKALAIGIYPVRMVVRGDHSYAEAYLTVVARGTESVVFSIDGSFTASVSIMGSDPKVRAGAVDVVRHWQDSGYMIIYVTGRPDMQKHRVVAWLSQHNFPHGAVSFCDGLTHDPLRQKAAFLQSLRTEAEISIVAGYGSTKDVSVYSSLGLAPAHIYIVGRAVKKFNNQCQFLSEGYVAHLAQLEAAALAHSPKGPPRPVLGKGTYGCPAPVDFLRKQSQLLRSRGSSQAERDGGPPSAPPGFSRTKPRSISLKLEGEE, from the exons atgcTGATCAAGGAGTACCACATCCTGCTGCCCATGAGCCTGGAGGAGTACCAGGTGGCCCAGCTGTACATGATCCAG AAGAAGAGCCGGGAGGAGTCGAGTGGCGAGGGCAGCGGTGTGGAGATCCTGGCCAACCGACCCTACAGCGATGGCCCTGGGGGCAGCGGCCAGTACACCCACAAGATCTACCACGTTGGCTCCCACATCCCCAGCTGGTTCCGGGCGCTGCTTCCCAAAGCCGCGCTCCAGGTGGAGGAGGAGTCCTGGAATGCTTATCCCTATACACGTaccag GTACACGTGTCCCTTCGTGGAGAAGTTTTCCATTGAGATTGAGACATACTACCGCCCGGATGCGGGGCAGCAGACCAACATCTTCAACCTGAGCGTGGCGGAGAAGAGGCAGAGGATTTTGG ACACCATTGACATTGTGCGTGATCCCATCTCCCCTGGGGAATACAAACCTGAGGAGGATCCCAAACTCTACCACTCATCCAAGACGGGCCGGGGGCCGCTGGGGGATGActggctggaggcagcagcagccagcggGCCCCTCATGTGCGCTTACAAGCTCTGCAAGGTGGAGTTCCGATACTGGGGGATGCAGTCCAAGATCGAGCAGTTCATCCATGACGTGG GCTTGAGGAAGGTGATGCTGCGTGCCCACCGCCAAGCCTGGTGCTGGCAGGATGAGTGGACGGACCTGACGATGGAGGATATCcggcagctggaggaggagacagCGCGAATGCTGGCACAGAAAATGGCCAAGTGTGGCGAGGGCGAGGAGCCACCCGCGGCTGGGGTCAGCccggaggggcagcaggagccagatGGTCCTGGCAGTcaggaggaggctgagctgcaggcGGGGACTGATACCCCCTCGGATGATACCTTTGCCAAGCAGTGGTCCACCTCTTCCCGGTCTTCCTACTCTTCCCAGCATGGAG GGGGTGTGTCTCCTCAGAGCCTGTCAGAGTGGCGGATGCAGAACATTGCCCGGGACTCAGAGAACAGCTCCGAAGAGGAATTTTTCGATGCCCACG aggATCTGTCTGACAGCGATGAGGTCTTCGCCAAGGAGATGACCAAGTGGAGCTCCAACGACTTCTTGGACACCCTTGAGCGGCCAGTGGAGCTGGATGAGGCACTGG GGGATGGAGCCAGCGTCACCAAGGGGGATGGTGAAGGATTGGGAACATCCAGCTTCCCTGAG GGAGGCACGGCAGAGAGCACGGAGCAGATGTGCCGGATCCACGcgctcttcctcatcctccacAGTGGGAACATCCTGGATCAGGGAGCGGGCGAGCCGGGCTCCAAGCAGGCGGATGTGCAGACACTGGCAGCCACCTTTGATGCTGTCACCCGTGTCCACTTTCCCGAGGCACTGGGACACGTGGCCCTGCGCCTGGTGCCCTGCCCGCCCATCTGTGCTGCAGCCTACGCCCTTGTCTCCAA GCTCAGCCCTTACAGTCATGACAGGGACAGCCTGTCCAGCAGCCAGGACCACATCCCGCTGGCAGCGCTCCCACTGCTGGCCACCTCCTCAGGCATCTACCAGCAGGCCGTGGGCACCGTCATCACCCGCGCCAACCAGGCCTACGCGGCCTTCCTGCACTCTGGAGAGGGCACTGGCTTCTGCGGCCAG gtggtgctgctgggggactGCGTGGGCGGTATCCTGGGATTTGATGCCCTGTGCCAGAGCCGGGCAGGTTCAGGGGGCAGCCGGAGCAGCAGCCGCCGTGGCAGTCTG agcacagagcccatcTCCCCAGAGCAGTGCGGTGGCCCAGACCCGCTGGCTGATGGGACAGAGGGAGCGCCAGTGTTGGGCCAGGCCAGCCCTgaagccccaggggcacagggggacagccagcagcacagctccatgagCAG cctgcaggCCAGCGAGGCCCCGCTGGAGGCAGAGGCATCCCGGGGCAGTGCCATGGCACTGGATGGGGCAGAGGGTGCCAGCACCCACCTCGAATTTAAGGTATCTGGCTTCTTCCTCTTCGGTTCCCCACTGGGACTGGTGCTCGCGCTGCGCAAGACCGTCATGCCTGCTCTGGATG tggcCCAGCTGCGTCCTGCCTGTGAACAGATCTACAACCTCTTCCATGCTGCTGATCCCTGTGCCTCCCGCCTGGAACCCCTCCTGGCCAAGGCCTTCCATGCTGTGCCCCCGCTCAGCGTGCCCCGATACCAGAAGTACCCCCTGGGTGATGGCACCTCGTCCCTGTTGG CGGAGGCCCTGCAGACACACTCTGCCCTGTTCCTGCCCAAAATGGATGTGGCTGCTCCCCCTACCCCTACTGGCAGCTTTGGGGGCTTCTGGAAGGGCagtgagctggcagagccccctACTCCTGCCAGCACCAGTGAGGTTGTCAAGA TCCTGGAGCGCTGGTGGGGCCCGAAGCGCATTGACTACTCTCTGTACTGCCCTGATGCCCTGACTGCCTTCCCCACCATCACCCTGCCCCACCTCTTCCACGCTAGCTACTGGGAATCCTCCGACGTGGTGGCCTTCATCCTGCGCCAG GTGATGGAGAAAGAGGGgccacagcctgcagagagTGAGGAGAGCTCCATCTACAGCCCTGCCATCCCGCGGGAGAAGTGGCAGCGCAAGCGCACCCAAGTGAAGATCCGG AACGTGACGGCCAACCACCGTGCCTGTGATGTCATTGTGTGTGAGGGCAAAGCACAGGTCCTCAGCGGGCGCTTCATGTACGGACCCCTGGATGTGGTGACACTGACTGGGGAGAAG GTGGACATCTACATCATGACGCAGCCTCTGTCAGGGAAGTGGCTGTACTATGGCACCGAGGTGACGAGTGGCAGCGGGCGCGTGACCTTCACCATCCCTCCAGACAAGGCTCTGGCCATTGGGATCTACCCTGTGCGCATGGTGGTCAG AGGGGACCACAGCTACGCTGAGGCGTACCTGACCGTGGTGGCCCGTGGCACCGAGTCTGTTGTGTTCAGCATCGATGGCTCCTTCACTGCCAGTGTCTCCATCATGGGCAGTGACCCCAAAGTGCGAGCGGGGGCTGTGGACGTTGTAAG GCACTGGCAAGACTCAGGGTACATGATCATCTACGTGACGGGGCGCCCCGACATGCAGAAGCACCGTGTGGTGGCCTGGCTCTCCCAGCACAATTTCCCCCACGGCGCTGTCTCCTTCTGCGACGGGCTCACCCACGACCCGCTGCGCCAGAAAGCCgccttcctgcagagcctgcGCACCGAG gcagagatcTCCATAGTCGCTGGCTACGGCTCCACCAAGGACGTCTCCGTCTACAGCTCACTGGGACTCGCGCCAGCACACATCTACATTGTGGGACGGGCTGTCAAGAAGTTCAACAACCAGTGCCAG TTCCTCTCTGAGGGTTATGTTGCCCACCTGGCCCAGCTGGAAGCCGCAGCCCTGGCTCACTCCCCCAAGGGCCCCCCACGACCTGTGCTGGGCAAAGGCACCTATGGCTGCCCGGCGCCTGTCGACTTCCTGCGGAAGCAGAGCCAGCTCCTGCGCTCCCGGGGCTCCAGCCAGGCAGAGCGGGATGGGGGCCCCCCCTCAGCACCCCCTGGCTTTTCCCGGACCAAGCCCCGCAGCATCAGCCTCAAGCTGGAGGGTGAGGAGTGA